A genomic stretch from Bradyrhizobium quebecense includes:
- a CDS encoding TetR/AcrR family transcriptional regulator has protein sequence MARTIGSHGPTTLEAIRKAGVRLIFERGYEAMSLRQLAAEVGIQAGSLYNHISTKQDLLFDLVQEHINDLLRELDLALEGKADPVEQLRAFVAFHVSYHMTRKREVFIANSELRSLDAKNYDVVVALRGAYEQRLAQILTEGVSDGVFEVGDIQVATFAIIALLTGLCTWYRPGGRLTRDAIIAAHEKLVLSGVAPQAALGRVGSGSKSPRTAVAGS, from the coding sequence ATGGCACGCACGATCGGCTCACATGGCCCCACGACGCTGGAGGCGATCCGCAAGGCCGGCGTGCGCCTGATCTTCGAGCGCGGCTACGAGGCAATGAGCCTGCGCCAGCTCGCCGCCGAGGTCGGGATCCAGGCCGGCTCACTCTACAACCATATCTCAACCAAGCAGGACCTGCTGTTCGATCTGGTGCAGGAGCATATCAACGATTTGCTGCGCGAGCTCGATCTCGCGCTGGAGGGCAAAGCCGATCCGGTCGAGCAGCTGCGCGCCTTCGTCGCCTTCCACGTCAGCTATCACATGACCCGCAAGCGCGAGGTCTTCATCGCCAATTCCGAGCTGCGCAGCCTCGATGCCAAGAACTACGACGTCGTGGTGGCGTTGCGCGGTGCCTATGAGCAGCGGCTGGCGCAGATTCTCACCGAGGGGGTCTCGGACGGCGTGTTCGAAGTTGGCGATATCCAGGTCGCGACCTTCGCCATCATCGCGCTGCTGACGGGTCTTTGCACCTGGTACCGCCCCGGCGGCCGGCTGACCCGCGATGCCATCATCGCGGCGCATGAGAAGCTGGTGCTGTCGGGCGTCGCACCGCAGGCCGCGCTCGGTCGGGTCGGCAGCGGCAGCAAGAGCCCGCGGACTGCGGTAGCGGGCTCGTGA